Proteins encoded together in one Leptospira meyeri window:
- a CDS encoding DUF4147 domain-containing protein: MIPLKQKQGNKQLNALRKDIEELFWEGVRSATPEYLSSDFWNQHSDLCKIFTSPLKKNYVFALGKAAYSMALSFQKFFPVEAGFILTKYNHLPKEIQKSGSMGEWKCRVAAHPIPDTNSELYSREVLDELLLLGEDYQLIVLLSGGGSSLFEIPENGYQLKDLVEINENLLKRGLTIQEINAERKKYSAVKAGKLLKKLNSKLKVYTFAISDVLGDDPNVIASAPSYPGSEYYVMGNLTSSLKAIEKKANSIGYEVKTISDSWDYSSESTAKIIVSELFGVGANGKKQAILIGGELVCPVYGTGLGGRNQETALRVAILTEIAHLDRDWLFLSCGTDGTDGPTDAAGGIVGPGFAQKMKEKGWDPKKELLNSNSYPILKDVGALLFTGATGTNVNDILILLLAERNS, encoded by the coding sequence ATGATTCCCTTAAAGCAAAAACAAGGAAATAAACAACTGAACGCTTTAAGAAAAGATATTGAAGAACTATTTTGGGAAGGTGTGAGAAGTGCAACTCCCGAATATCTTTCTTCAGATTTTTGGAACCAACATTCTGATCTTTGTAAGATATTTACGAGCCCACTGAAGAAAAACTATGTATTTGCTCTAGGAAAAGCAGCTTACTCGATGGCATTGTCTTTTCAAAAGTTTTTTCCTGTTGAGGCTGGTTTTATCCTTACTAAGTATAACCATCTTCCAAAAGAAATCCAAAAAAGTGGAAGTATGGGGGAATGGAAGTGTAGAGTGGCAGCGCATCCAATACCGGATACAAATTCCGAATTATATTCACGAGAAGTATTGGATGAACTTTTACTATTAGGTGAAGATTATCAGTTAATTGTTTTATTATCTGGTGGAGGGTCTAGTCTTTTTGAAATACCAGAAAATGGATATCAGCTGAAAGATTTAGTTGAAATAAATGAAAATTTATTGAAGAGAGGGCTAACAATTCAAGAAATCAATGCGGAAAGAAAAAAATATTCTGCTGTGAAAGCAGGTAAACTCTTAAAAAAACTCAATTCAAAGTTAAAAGTATATACTTTTGCAATTTCTGATGTGTTAGGTGATGATCCCAATGTAATTGCTTCTGCACCAAGTTATCCAGGAAGTGAATATTATGTGATGGGGAATTTAACTTCTTCCCTAAAGGCCATTGAAAAAAAAGCTAATAGTATTGGTTATGAAGTCAAAACTATTTCCGATTCATGGGATTATTCAAGTGAATCAACTGCAAAAATAATCGTAAGTGAGTTATTCGGTGTTGGAGCAAATGGTAAAAAACAAGCCATTCTAATCGGAGGGGAACTTGTATGTCCGGTTTATGGAACGGGATTGGGAGGTCGTAACCAAGAAACGGCACTGCGTGTGGCCATCCTAACCGAAATCGCTCATCTGGATCGGGATTGGTTATTTCTTTCTTGTGGCACAGATGGAACGGATGGTCCAACGGATGCGGCTGGTGGAATCGTTGGGCCAGGATTTGCCCAAAAGATGAAGGAAAAAGGTTGGGATCCAAAAAAAGAATTATTAAATTCCAACTCCTATCCCATATTGAAAGATGTGGGGGCATTACTTTTTACAGGTGCTACCGGAACAAATGTCAATGACATATTGATTCTTTTGTTAGCGGAACGGAATTCCTAA
- a CDS encoding NAD(P)-binding domain-containing protein has product MWPSSYFRWLTKSAPMGPVEIYPELSDSYETNLPNIFIIGDLTGVPLLKLAAESGVNVWKHIREKKEDCLDVVIIGSGPAGLSCAYEGKRLGKKFILLEANTPFQTIQSYPKQKPIFAEPEGLDSKSRIKISDSTKEDLLEYLNSLIKEDTITVQTGKRVVSIQPEGNLYMVQTETGESFLTHSVVIAIGKSGDPKRLGVKGESNPSVFYRFFDPYDSNEKSVVIVGGGDSAVEAAIACSRYAKLVNLVYRGKELTRPKQQNKEALEKLVRDGKINLQLESEVTEIYDQNLFVKTSVGSAKIKFDLVYILIGSTAPTHFLKKLGIKIQNEKSLSDWVGFSSLFSFASAAYFGKASFYGPGWFSPLATAFATISFLSLSFFVYLKWNLNHLKISSWVLLRNSYLLFVFFYFLYVYLSATYFGYTLFGKYPSFHYTMLYSLTIVFFGIRRILVRKTEYIFYQTISLIFVQVFFLFLLPELILPTLGDFGYLGASNGYIRTEIFPNDAYWKAYGFILAWPLSMGVLYDGEITNFWLGYGLLFSFGFIPFLVYRYGKGAYCGWICSCGGLAETLGDEHRQKMPHGKWAYRLEHSGQYILALAFLLTALKLIGVYGKNINPGLEISEVIADSIKWLYDLIVDIGLAGVVGVGFYFLFSGRIWCRMFCPLASLMHIYTRFSSFRIFSDKKKCISCNICTKNCHQGIDVMGYASRGIPMDSVQCVRCSACVSLCPTDVLDFGRLTPSGIQYDSLKAKTRK; this is encoded by the coding sequence ATGTGGCCGTCATCCTATTTTCGTTGGTTAACCAAATCTGCCCCGATGGGCCCTGTTGAAATTTACCCAGAATTATCCGATTCGTATGAAACGAATCTACCTAACATTTTTATCATCGGTGATTTAACTGGTGTTCCACTACTAAAACTTGCTGCTGAAAGTGGGGTGAATGTTTGGAAACACATTCGTGAAAAAAAAGAAGATTGTTTGGATGTTGTGATCATTGGATCAGGACCTGCCGGCTTATCGTGTGCTTATGAAGGCAAACGATTAGGAAAAAAGTTTATTCTTCTAGAAGCAAATACTCCATTCCAAACCATTCAAAGTTATCCAAAACAAAAACCTATTTTCGCAGAACCGGAAGGATTAGATTCTAAATCTAGGATTAAAATTTCAGATTCGACAAAAGAAGATTTATTAGAATATTTGAATTCTCTAATCAAAGAAGATACAATCACAGTACAAACCGGGAAACGTGTTGTTTCCATCCAGCCAGAGGGCAATTTGTATATGGTGCAAACGGAAACAGGTGAATCGTTTCTCACTCATTCCGTTGTCATCGCAATTGGAAAATCGGGTGATCCAAAGAGATTGGGTGTGAAGGGGGAATCGAATCCATCTGTTTTTTATCGTTTTTTTGATCCTTATGATTCGAATGAAAAATCTGTTGTGATTGTTGGTGGCGGCGATAGTGCGGTCGAAGCAGCGATTGCCTGCTCACGTTATGCGAAGTTGGTAAACTTGGTATACAGAGGGAAAGAGCTGACACGACCGAAACAACAAAATAAAGAAGCATTGGAAAAGTTGGTTCGAGATGGAAAAATCAATCTCCAACTTGAATCAGAAGTCACTGAAATATATGATCAGAACTTATTTGTGAAAACGTCTGTAGGTTCGGCCAAAATCAAATTTGACCTGGTTTATATTTTGATTGGGAGTACGGCACCTACCCATTTTTTAAAAAAATTAGGTATTAAAATTCAAAATGAAAAATCACTTTCTGATTGGGTTGGATTTAGTTCTCTTTTTTCATTTGCAAGTGCTGCTTATTTTGGGAAGGCTTCTTTTTATGGGCCTGGATGGTTTTCGCCTTTAGCAACTGCCTTTGCTACCATTTCGTTTTTGTCTTTGTCCTTTTTTGTATACTTAAAATGGAATCTGAATCACCTGAAAATTTCTTCTTGGGTTTTGTTAAGAAACAGTTATCTACTATTTGTATTTTTTTACTTTCTCTACGTATACCTGTCTGCCACTTATTTTGGTTATACTCTTTTTGGCAAATATCCATCTTTCCACTATACAATGTTATACTCGCTAACTATTGTATTTTTTGGCATTAGAAGGATATTGGTTAGAAAAACTGAATATATCTTTTACCAAACGATAAGCTTAATTTTTGTCCAGGTTTTCTTTTTGTTTTTGTTGCCTGAATTAATTTTACCAACACTTGGTGATTTTGGTTATTTAGGAGCATCGAATGGATACATTCGAACAGAAATATTTCCGAACGATGCCTATTGGAAGGCTTATGGGTTTATTTTGGCATGGCCACTCAGTATGGGAGTATTGTATGATGGAGAGATCACTAATTTTTGGTTAGGTTACGGTCTTCTATTTAGTTTTGGGTTTATTCCTTTCCTTGTTTATCGATATGGTAAAGGTGCTTATTGCGGATGGATTTGTTCTTGTGGTGGACTTGCTGAAACTTTAGGAGATGAACATAGGCAGAAAATGCCTCATGGAAAATGGGCCTATAGATTGGAACATTCAGGGCAATACATTTTGGCTTTGGCATTTTTGTTAACAGCATTAAAATTAATTGGAGTTTACGGAAAAAATATAAATCCAGGTTTAGAAATTTCTGAAGTTATTGCGGATTCAATAAAATGGCTTTATGATCTCATCGTTGACATTGGGCTTGCTGGTGTTGTCGGAGTCGGTTTTTACTTCCTTTTTTCTGGAAGGATTTGGTGTCGTATGTTTTGTCCGCTTGCTTCTTTGATGCATATCTATACTCGTTTTAGTAGTTTTCGAATTTTTTCTGATAAAAAGAAATGTATCTCTTGTAACATTTGTACGAAAAATTGCCATCAAGGTATTGATGTGATGGGTTATGCAAGTAGGGGGATACCTATGGATAGCGTGCAATGTGTGCGATGTTCTGCTTGTGTATCTCTTTGTCCAACGGATGTTTTAGATTTTGGACGTTTGACTCCTTCTGGGATTCAGTATGATTCCCTTAAAGCAAAAACAAGGAAATAA
- a CDS encoding sensor histidine kinase, protein MKTLLNRLGVFRLLNLGVVEYLDLETSVRIQLSNLVAILGIFSNIEYSIFFVIAGAPHYLIMNFIHVLVICSLILVFYLNTRGRYFVSRILLVFTISVPLFCVSTISFGTSGGFYYYFLVFAIVPFVIFSYDEKGWIFFVFLMNTSFYIWFEFFGSPGVFEKGTLLYYKEVQDLFRINSVISCLSFVALFMFYFLRNINRIQKEMARINDHKDRIFSILAHDLKGPIGTISTYLGYITNSLPEREELLFGLTELKKSTNQTYLVLENLLDWVRNETQKTQCNPKNLNVSSILKNALDLLSIQAKDKGILWETKVSEDHFVYCDERMTATVLRNILSNAIKYSHPNHKVSIETEKNANYMEIRFQDYGVGISPDLLAKIIEGKRFDSGFGTAGEKGTGLGLLVCKELLTEQGGSLQVTSMLTEGTKIIIQLPLAD, encoded by the coding sequence ATGAAAACTTTGTTAAATCGATTAGGAGTATTTCGATTACTCAATTTAGGGGTAGTCGAATATTTGGATTTAGAAACCTCCGTTCGTATTCAACTTTCCAACTTGGTTGCCATTTTAGGAATTTTTTCAAATATCGAATATTCCATTTTCTTTGTAATTGCAGGTGCTCCTCATTATCTAATCATGAATTTCATTCATGTTCTAGTAATCTGTTCTTTAATTTTAGTTTTTTATCTAAATACGAGGGGGAGGTATTTTGTCTCTCGAATTCTCTTGGTGTTTACAATCTCAGTTCCTTTGTTTTGTGTTTCAACAATCAGTTTTGGAACATCTGGTGGGTTTTACTATTATTTCTTAGTGTTTGCCATTGTGCCGTTTGTGATTTTTTCATATGATGAAAAGGGTTGGATTTTTTTTGTATTCCTAATGAATACGAGCTTTTATATCTGGTTTGAGTTTTTTGGAAGTCCAGGTGTATTTGAAAAAGGAACGTTATTATATTATAAAGAAGTACAGGATTTGTTTCGTATCAATTCCGTTATATCGTGTTTATCCTTTGTTGCTTTGTTTATGTTTTATTTCTTAAGAAATATCAATCGAATCCAAAAGGAAATGGCCAGGATCAATGATCATAAAGATCGCATTTTTTCTATCCTAGCTCATGATTTGAAAGGCCCAATTGGCACAATCAGTACGTATTTGGGTTATATAACAAATTCTTTGCCAGAAAGAGAAGAACTTCTTTTTGGTTTAACGGAACTGAAAAAAAGTACAAACCAAACTTATCTGGTTTTGGAGAACTTATTGGATTGGGTTCGAAATGAAACGCAAAAAACTCAATGTAATCCCAAAAATCTAAATGTCTCTTCGATTTTAAAAAATGCTTTAGACTTACTCAGCATTCAGGCAAAAGACAAAGGGATTTTATGGGAAACAAAGGTTTCAGAAGATCATTTCGTATATTGCGATGAACGGATGACTGCAACAGTCTTACGTAATATATTGTCCAATGCGATAAAATATTCTCACCCGAATCATAAGGTTTCAATTGAAACTGAAAAAAACGCCAATTATATGGAAATACGATTTCAAGACTACGGTGTGGGTATCAGTCCTGATTTACTTGCCAAAATAATCGAAGGAAAACGATTTGATTCAGGATTTGGAACTGCTGGGGAAAAAGGAACTGGCCTCGGCTTACTTGTTTGTAAAGAGTTACTTACGGAACAAGGTGGAAGTCTTCAGGTCACGAGTATGCTCACGGAGGGAACAAAAATTATCATCCAACTTCCACTCGCAGATTAA
- a CDS encoding PP2C family protein-serine/threonine phosphatase — MKYLFLLLFSFAFPLGAEVISLESGWTFQEEGRKEMNPVLVGVPLVKQGYAVPLRGKYRLKILIPTFPESSQAIYMDRVHSADQTFWNGVPVGTTGSFSPDYYPYWHKVRYYEIPNSLLKQGENELVVDIECRETQFRCGIFRSIPFFGTQDEIKDKMIFEDVNQILIGALFFGIFLQQAIGYALNRSSKSGLYLAGTAIFFVGWRLPSINKIHFLMINPEILVRLLFFCQFIFPVFIMLFVHTLFDRRITKLAIITFFFDTVLAFTQLFSMAPDHRFYLVYIWYILLAVKVPILIQLLVRNYKKTSEAIVVSLGALVATFFGIADVLTDLITGKNAYLTQYGILTFLFAGVLAIALQSARTRKELRNLNESLEMLITLRTQELHKQYKLLHDDLVMAAGLQSKLIPPMEFKHQTLSVASVFMPMEKIGGDYFDYYIHKDGSVTFLLCDVLGHGIAAALIASMLKVNFLEIAPKVKDPANFLLEMNLKMLPVVEKNYITAVVSHFDLQQSILQYSVMGHPSPYSMNVVSNTLAPLGGRGPIMGWKKDIFLETFFHQLSPGDRFFFYTDGITESQNKNRELYGELRLREQLASGFSLSLSELNEKIKKDIRNFAFRLSDDVTYFTIDIR, encoded by the coding sequence ATGAAGTATTTGTTTCTACTTCTTTTTTCCTTTGCGTTTCCCCTTGGAGCAGAGGTAATTTCCTTGGAATCCGGTTGGACCTTTCAAGAAGAAGGCAGAAAGGAAATGAATCCAGTGTTAGTTGGTGTTCCTTTAGTCAAACAAGGATATGCGGTTCCTTTGCGGGGAAAATATCGACTAAAAATTTTGATTCCAACTTTTCCTGAATCTTCTCAGGCAATTTATATGGACCGGGTACATTCCGCTGATCAAACTTTTTGGAATGGTGTTCCAGTTGGCACAACCGGAAGTTTTTCTCCAGACTATTACCCTTATTGGCATAAAGTACGTTATTATGAGATCCCAAATTCTCTTTTAAAACAAGGAGAAAATGAGTTGGTTGTTGATATTGAGTGTCGTGAAACACAGTTTAGGTGTGGCATCTTTCGCTCAATTCCCTTCTTTGGGACACAAGACGAAATTAAGGATAAGATGATTTTTGAGGACGTGAATCAAATCCTCATCGGCGCATTATTTTTTGGAATTTTTTTACAACAAGCAATTGGTTATGCACTGAATCGATCTTCCAAATCTGGATTGTATTTAGCTGGTACTGCCATTTTCTTTGTAGGTTGGAGATTGCCTTCGATCAATAAGATTCATTTTTTAATGATTAACCCCGAAATTCTTGTAAGACTTTTATTTTTTTGCCAATTCATTTTTCCCGTCTTTATTATGTTATTTGTGCACACCCTTTTTGATCGAAGGATTACTAAACTTGCAATCATTACATTTTTTTTTGATACTGTTCTCGCTTTCACGCAACTGTTTTCGATGGCGCCTGATCATCGATTTTATTTAGTTTACATTTGGTATATTTTACTTGCTGTTAAGGTTCCGATCCTAATTCAGCTACTAGTCAGAAATTATAAAAAAACGTCGGAAGCTATTGTTGTATCTTTAGGCGCACTGGTAGCAACATTTTTCGGCATTGCAGATGTCCTTACCGATTTGATAACCGGAAAAAATGCTTATTTAACTCAATACGGAATTTTAACATTCCTATTTGCCGGAGTACTTGCGATTGCCTTACAAAGTGCTCGGACCAGAAAGGAACTCAGAAATCTGAATGAATCTCTAGAAATGCTTATCACCTTGCGTACACAAGAACTACACAAACAATATAAGTTGCTGCATGATGATTTGGTGATGGCAGCAGGATTACAATCCAAGTTGATCCCACCTATGGAATTCAAACATCAAACACTCAGTGTCGCTTCCGTATTTATGCCAATGGAAAAAATAGGTGGCGATTATTTTGATTATTATATTCATAAAGACGGTTCCGTAACATTTTTGTTATGTGATGTTCTTGGACATGGGATTGCTGCCGCCTTGATTGCCAGTATGTTAAAGGTCAATTTTTTAGAGATTGCTCCTAAAGTAAAAGATCCCGCTAACTTTTTGTTAGAGATGAATTTGAAAATGTTACCTGTAGTTGAAAAAAATTATATCACTGCCGTTGTTAGTCATTTTGATTTACAACAGTCGATTTTACAGTATTCAGTGATGGGACATCCTAGTCCTTATTCAATGAATGTTGTTTCTAATACCTTAGCGCCGCTTGGAGGGAGAGGGCCGATTATGGGTTGGAAAAAAGATATCTTCTTGGAAACATTTTTTCACCAACTTTCACCGGGGGATCGTTTCTTTTTTTATACTGATGGGATAACGGAAAGTCAAAATAAAAATAGGGAATTATACGGAGAATTGAGGCTAAGGGAACAATTAGCAAGTGGATTTAGTCTATCTCTGTCTGAATTAAACGAAAAAATTAAGAAGGATATTCGAAATTTTGCATTTCGTTTGTCAGATGACGTAACATACTTTACGATCGATATTAGATGA
- the perRA gene encoding peroxide-responsive transcriptional repressor PerRA, translating to MDLSYQKTKELLESHGIRPTSQRLEMAHLLLERHQHLFAEEVFHLVNSHFPHASRATIFNNLKLFAEKGMLGTLELKSGVTHFDSNVGPHHHALNEETGEITDVEMDGVLECKVLDELKESYFRKTGKKLENVKLVITLRGK from the coding sequence ATGGATTTAAGTTACCAAAAAACCAAGGAACTCCTCGAATCGCACGGGATTCGCCCCACTTCGCAGAGATTGGAAATGGCACATTTGCTCCTAGAGCGACACCAACATCTTTTTGCAGAAGAAGTATTCCATTTGGTGAATTCCCACTTTCCACATGCATCGCGCGCAACTATTTTCAACAACCTCAAACTCTTTGCGGAAAAAGGAATGTTAGGAACTTTGGAGTTAAAAAGTGGTGTTACACATTTTGATTCCAACGTTGGTCCTCACCACCATGCTCTCAATGAAGAAACGGGAGAGATTACGGACGTAGAGATGGACGGAGTATTAGAGTGCAAAGTTTTGGATGAATTGAAGGAAAGTTATTTTAGAAAGACAGGTAAAAAATTAGAGAACGTAAAACTTGTCATTACACTCAGAGGGAAATAA
- a CDS encoding ketopantoate reductase family protein codes for MKEKYPSIAFSGIGSVTATIIHALFQNSIPFKILCRNENRFQFLSENPIRFQGPRGQVVSIDLNGHLTNINHCKESFDYIFIGCKNQNLPEYLEETKTFLKPEGKWILIQNGIPEVHFETYQNKILGGVVGWNTQTLADGTYYQSNVGSLIIGGVSKPEPIWNQLLPPYIPVIRTDKIIGYRWHKLAINSIINGLAASKQLSLGQLFLSKNSRKDALETVTEIKSLMNHLKIEEQVVPGSFPIQKLGDGKGALPTWIRHLILILLGLKYYKIHTSMVQDLDYGRKTEIDYINGEVVKIANTEGIQVPKNEWIVLKVKELEKSK; via the coding sequence ATGAAAGAGAAATATCCTTCCATAGCCTTTAGTGGGATTGGTTCCGTTACTGCGACTATCATCCACGCTCTCTTTCAAAATTCAATTCCATTTAAAATCCTTTGTCGTAACGAAAACAGATTTCAATTTTTAAGTGAAAATCCGATTAGATTCCAAGGACCCAGGGGTCAGGTTGTTTCAATTGATTTAAATGGGCATCTAACAAACATAAACCATTGCAAGGAATCCTTTGATTACATTTTTATAGGATGCAAAAATCAAAATCTTCCTGAATATTTAGAAGAAACCAAAACATTTTTGAAGCCAGAAGGGAAATGGATTCTGATTCAAAATGGGATTCCAGAAGTTCATTTTGAAACATATCAAAACAAAATACTTGGTGGCGTAGTTGGTTGGAATACACAAACCTTAGCCGATGGAACTTATTATCAATCAAATGTAGGAAGTCTTATCATCGGCGGAGTTTCAAAACCAGAACCAATCTGGAACCAACTACTTCCTCCATATATCCCTGTGATACGAACGGACAAAATTATAGGTTATCGTTGGCATAAACTTGCAATCAATTCCATCATCAACGGACTTGCTGCCTCCAAACAATTGAGTTTAGGCCAATTGTTTCTAAGTAAAAACTCAAGAAAAGATGCATTAGAAACTGTAACAGAAATTAAATCACTAATGAATCACCTAAAGATTGAAGAACAAGTAGTTCCCGGCTCTTTCCCAATTCAAAAACTCGGTGACGGAAAAGGTGCTCTGCCTACATGGATAAGGCATCTAATACTGATTCTACTTGGCCTAAAGTATTATAAAATCCACACTTCTATGGTCCAAGATTTAGATTATGGACGGAAAACAGAAATTGATTATATTAA